A single region of the Arthrobacter sp. V1I7 genome encodes:
- a CDS encoding dihydrodipicolinate synthase family protein, whose translation MTIDLRGLVPAPVTPFNRDGSVDVDAIHRLGGWLASVEGVKGLVVLGHAGEGTFLTQDEHALVIREFKNAVNGEIPIIAGITAEGNTVAALEAQRAVEAGAEAGLVYPSHGWLRFGYQKGAPQTRYKEIYETSGLPLILFQYPDATKATYDLETQLEIAGQEGVFATKNGVRNMKRWDTEIPVLRETYPDLQILTCHDEYLLHTMFDVDGALVGYGGLAPEPLVELIAAGKAKDYAAARAIHDRLLPVTKNVYHRGSHMEGTVALKEGLIARGILEHATVRPPLLPLAEGAGEEIAKALKSANLGNVTVPA comes from the coding sequence ATGACCATCGATCTCCGCGGACTCGTTCCCGCACCCGTGACGCCGTTCAACCGCGACGGCAGCGTCGACGTCGACGCGATCCACCGTCTGGGCGGCTGGCTGGCCAGCGTCGAGGGCGTCAAGGGCCTTGTGGTCCTGGGCCACGCAGGCGAAGGCACCTTCCTGACCCAGGACGAGCACGCTCTCGTCATTCGTGAATTCAAGAACGCCGTCAACGGCGAAATCCCGATCATCGCCGGCATCACCGCCGAAGGAAACACAGTCGCTGCGCTGGAAGCCCAGCGTGCCGTTGAGGCAGGTGCCGAGGCCGGTCTTGTCTACCCGTCCCACGGCTGGCTCCGCTTCGGCTACCAGAAGGGCGCCCCGCAGACCCGTTACAAGGAGATCTACGAAACTTCCGGCCTGCCGCTCATCCTCTTCCAGTACCCGGATGCCACCAAGGCAACCTACGATCTGGAGACCCAGCTGGAGATCGCCGGCCAGGAAGGCGTGTTCGCCACCAAGAACGGCGTTCGGAACATGAAGCGCTGGGACACCGAAATCCCGGTCCTGCGCGAAACCTACCCTGATCTGCAGATCCTCACCTGCCACGACGAGTACCTGCTGCACACCATGTTCGATGTCGACGGCGCACTGGTCGGCTACGGCGGGCTCGCCCCCGAGCCGCTGGTCGAACTCATCGCCGCAGGCAAGGCCAAGGATTACGCCGCCGCCCGCGCCATCCACGACCGCCTGCTGCCGGTGACCAAGAACGTCTACCACCGCGGATCCCACATGGAAGGCACCGTCGCCCTCAAGGAAGGCCTCATCGCCCGCGGCATCCTCGAGCACGCCACCGTCCGGCCCCCGCTGCTTCCCCTGGCCGAGGGAGCCGGCGAGGAGATCGCGAAGGCCCTGAAGTCCGCCAACCTGGGCAACGTCACCGTCCCTGCGTAA
- a CDS encoding LacI family DNA-binding transcriptional regulator yields the protein MEPAVPGTTVTLRDVAAASGVSLSTASRALDERGTASRSAAAVHVRKVAEELGYRRNSFASNLRRGETRTLGVLVPRLSDTVMALMFEELERAASDRGYFAMVATSGDDPDDERRAAETLLDRNVDGLILATARLDDELPRHLRERGVVHALVLRTDGVSPSALGDDEVGGYLAVRHLIDLGHRHIAVITGPSFTSTGIARLAGARKALEQAGIDPREDWLVAAGYGIESGFSAAESLLGSDKGKRPSAVFAANDNLAMGVIAAAHRLDITVGEDLALVGYNDIPLSSRLSTPLSSVRVPLDQIAGNAIDLIVNPGKEPRIRKSMPTLMPRQSSGSPRHSAPYVP from the coding sequence ATGGAACCGGCTGTCCCAGGCACGACCGTCACCCTCAGGGATGTTGCGGCGGCCAGCGGAGTGAGTCTTTCGACCGCCAGCCGCGCTCTGGACGAACGAGGCACCGCCTCCCGGTCCGCGGCAGCTGTCCACGTCCGGAAGGTCGCCGAGGAACTCGGATACCGCAGGAACTCCTTCGCCTCCAACCTGCGCCGGGGTGAAACCCGGACCCTCGGGGTGCTCGTTCCGCGTCTGAGCGACACCGTGATGGCCCTGATGTTCGAGGAACTCGAGCGGGCGGCGTCGGACCGCGGATACTTCGCTATGGTCGCCACCAGCGGGGACGATCCCGACGACGAACGCCGCGCCGCCGAAACACTCCTGGACCGCAATGTCGACGGGTTGATCCTCGCCACGGCCCGGCTTGACGACGAACTGCCCCGGCATCTGCGCGAACGGGGTGTGGTGCACGCGCTGGTACTGCGCACCGACGGGGTCAGTCCCTCCGCACTCGGCGACGATGAGGTGGGCGGATACCTGGCAGTCCGCCACCTCATCGATCTCGGGCACCGCCACATCGCCGTCATCACCGGCCCGTCCTTCACCTCCACCGGAATAGCCCGTCTCGCCGGCGCCCGCAAAGCCCTGGAACAAGCAGGCATTGACCCCCGGGAAGACTGGCTGGTCGCCGCCGGCTATGGCATTGAAAGCGGCTTCTCCGCCGCGGAATCCCTGCTGGGCAGCGACAAAGGAAAACGTCCCAGCGCGGTCTTCGCCGCCAACGACAACCTGGCCATGGGGGTCATCGCGGCCGCCCACCGACTCGATATCACCGTCGGGGAAGACCTCGCCCTGGTCGGCTACAACGACATACCCCTCTCCTCCCGCCTTTCAACCCCGCTCTCGTCCGTGCGGGTGCCTCTGGACCAGATCGCCGGCAATGCGATCGACCTCATCGTGAACCCCGGCAAGGAACCCAGGATCCGGAAATCCATGCCCACGCTCATGCCCCGCCAATCGAGCGGTTCACCCAGACACTCCGCACCATACGTTCCCTAG
- a CDS encoding ester cyclase, giving the protein MPDGNGLIKRFYTEVLEGGDLTLIDELVSDDFVAHDPLPGQPPTKDGLRFFVNTMRAAFPDLRATTTEPALTEGNLEARYVVLTGTHQGELMGVAPTGRSVEFSGIDIIRVDDGKVVEHWGATDTFTLMQQIGALPK; this is encoded by the coding sequence ATGCCTGACGGGAATGGATTGATCAAGCGGTTTTACACGGAGGTGCTCGAGGGCGGAGACCTGACCCTCATCGATGAACTGGTGAGTGATGACTTTGTCGCTCACGATCCCCTACCCGGACAACCGCCCACCAAGGACGGGCTTAGATTCTTCGTCAACACGATGCGGGCCGCCTTCCCGGACCTCAGGGCCACGACCACCGAGCCGGCGCTGACGGAGGGAAATCTGGAGGCGCGCTACGTGGTGTTGACCGGAACGCATCAGGGGGAACTGATGGGCGTCGCGCCCACCGGTCGCAGTGTCGAATTCAGCGGCATAGACATTATTCGTGTCGATGACGGAAAAGTCGTTGAGCACTGGGGAGCCACGGACACCTTTACTCTCATGCAGCAGATCGGCGCCCTACCGAAGTAA
- a CDS encoding DUF1326 domain-containing protein gives MSTWEMSGKYVGNCSCLLICPCPIDGVPTGPKGECRSVNVFHIASGNVTAAGETVSAFSTVCTTPERTFAVAGMGRSAAVAGNAAPSCAAVAGTAATMVRCRRGALLFK, from the coding sequence ATGTCCACTTGGGAAATGTCCGGAAAGTATGTGGGCAACTGCAGTTGCCTGCTGATTTGTCCGTGTCCTATCGACGGCGTTCCCACCGGCCCGAAGGGCGAGTGCCGCAGTGTCAATGTGTTCCATATTGCCAGTGGAAACGTCACCGCCGCCGGGGAAACAGTGAGCGCGTTCTCCACTGTCTGCACTACTCCGGAGCGGACATTTGCTGTTGCGGGGATGGGCCGTTCGGCTGCTGTTGCCGGTAACGCCGCACCCAGTTGCGCCGCGGTGGCGGGCACGGCCGCCACAATGGTCAGATGCCGTCGCGGCGCGTTGCTTTTCAAATGA
- a CDS encoding antibiotic biosynthesis monooxygenase, giving the protein MFARVSTYKTGPETTSGAPTEETLKQVLEIPGCLGIYFLNGKESDKALSITLWDTEEALTSSQQAANSIRAATAKEQHIQILEVEAFEVTASKLKD; this is encoded by the coding sequence ATGTTCGCCCGAGTCAGCACATACAAAACCGGCCCCGAAACTACTTCGGGTGCGCCTACGGAAGAAACCCTCAAGCAGGTGCTTGAAATCCCCGGATGCCTTGGCATCTATTTCCTGAACGGAAAGGAATCCGACAAAGCACTGTCGATTACCCTGTGGGACACCGAGGAAGCTCTGACTTCGAGTCAGCAGGCCGCAAATAGCATCCGCGCGGCTACCGCCAAGGAGCAACACATCCAGATTCTTGAAGTGGAAGCATTCGAAGTCACGGCCAGCAAACTGAAAGACTGA